A genome region from Pseudanabaena sp. Chao 1811 includes the following:
- a CDS encoding DUF1257 domain-containing protein, producing the protein MSHFSTLRTKITDAEVLKSSLRDLGITVNTEADVRGYNSQRIRADIVATLEGDYDLGWSRNADGSFDLIADLWGVAKKHNQTELINSINQKYAVNKALTEVKRPGLSNANVKLVLQ; encoded by the coding sequence ATGTCTCATTTCAGCACTCTTCGCACAAAAATTACTGATGCCGAAGTCCTCAAGTCGTCTTTGCGCGATCTGGGTATTACCGTTAATACTGAAGCTGATGTTCGTGGCTATAACAGCCAGCGCATCCGTGCCGATATTGTAGCAACTCTTGAAGGTGACTATGATCTAGGCTGGTCTCGTAATGCTGACGGTTCTTTTGACCTGATTGCTGACCTTTGGGGTGTTGCCAAAAAGCACAACCAAACTGAGCTGATCAATTCGATCAACCAAAAGTATGCTGTTAACAAGGCTCTGACTGAAGTGAAGCGTCCTGGTCTCAGCAATGCCAATGTCAAACTCGTCTTGCAGTAA
- the ycf46 gene encoding stress-responsive protein Ycf46, translating to MQEQLSILIQAQYPLIYLNTPEEERAERAIANISQLKPIRRVFVWTSTRGIVEYGQATGAAQHNTESIQAALQWVIRSDQKDPAIYIFKDAHPFFDHPVTVRCLRDAVANFKGTQKTIILMSPIQVIPVELEKDIVVLDFPLPDIKAIEEVLDQQLGQVRTKKISAETREKLVRATLGLTQDEAEKVYRKAQVTNGKLTEEEVDIVLSEKQQLIRRNGILEYIEDEEDLDGVGGLEELKHWLQQRSNAFSQRARNYGLPQPKGMLILGVPGCGKSLIAKTTARLWSLPLIRLDMGRVYDGSTVGKSEANLRNALKVAESISPMILFIDELDKAFAGGAGSADSDGGTSSRIFGTFLTWMQEKKSPVFVMATANRIEKLPGEFLRKGRFDELFFVDLPNGEERRDIFKIHLCKRRPDIEKLDRFDFEQLSKVSDGFSGAEIEQAVIAAMYEAFAQDREFTQLDIISAVKSTTPLSRTMTEQVAALRDWARMRARPAATSVAEYQRMEF from the coding sequence ATGCAAGAACAACTTAGCATTTTAATTCAAGCCCAATATCCCTTGATCTACCTCAACACCCCAGAGGAAGAAAGAGCAGAACGGGCGATCGCTAACATTTCTCAACTTAAGCCAATCCGTCGAGTGTTCGTATGGACTTCGACCCGTGGCATTGTTGAGTATGGTCAAGCAACGGGAGCAGCCCAACACAATACGGAGTCGATCCAAGCGGCTTTGCAATGGGTGATTCGCTCTGATCAAAAAGATCCTGCTATCTATATATTTAAAGACGCGCATCCTTTCTTTGATCATCCAGTAACCGTCCGTTGTCTACGTGATGCAGTTGCTAACTTCAAAGGCACTCAAAAAACGATCATTTTGATGTCGCCAATCCAAGTAATTCCTGTTGAACTAGAGAAAGACATCGTTGTACTTGATTTTCCTCTGCCAGATATTAAAGCGATCGAAGAAGTTCTCGACCAACAACTCGGACAGGTTCGCACGAAGAAGATATCTGCGGAAACCCGTGAGAAGTTAGTCAGAGCTACCCTAGGTCTAACTCAAGATGAAGCCGAAAAGGTTTACCGCAAAGCTCAAGTTACTAATGGCAAATTGACCGAAGAAGAAGTTGATATTGTTCTCTCCGAGAAACAACAATTAATTCGGCGCAATGGCATCCTCGAATATATCGAAGATGAGGAAGATTTGGATGGAGTTGGGGGACTTGAAGAGTTAAAGCATTGGTTGCAACAGCGATCAAATGCCTTTAGCCAAAGAGCCAGAAACTATGGATTACCTCAACCGAAGGGAATGCTGATTCTCGGAGTCCCTGGTTGTGGAAAATCCTTAATTGCCAAGACCACGGCTCGACTATGGTCGCTACCACTTATTCGCCTTGATATGGGTCGCGTTTATGATGGTTCTACTGTAGGTAAGTCAGAAGCAAATTTACGCAATGCCCTCAAAGTTGCCGAGTCGATTTCACCAATGATTCTATTTATTGATGAACTAGATAAAGCCTTTGCTGGTGGTGCAGGTTCAGCAGATTCCGATGGTGGCACATCATCGCGTATCTTTGGTACATTTCTGACATGGATGCAGGAGAAAAAATCACCTGTATTTGTGATGGCAACCGCCAATCGTATTGAAAAGCTACCAGGGGAATTTCTCCGCAAGGGGCGTTTTGATGAGCTTTTCTTTGTGGACTTACCTAACGGTGAAGAGCGCAGAGATATCTTTAAAATCCATCTGTGCAAGCGTCGTCCAGATATTGAGAAATTAGACAGATTCGATTTTGAGCAACTATCAAAAGTAAGCGATGGTTTTTCGGGGGCGGAAATCGAACAGGCAGTAATTGCTGCCATGTATGAAGCTTTTGCCCAAGATCGGGAGTTTACACAGCTAGACATCATTTCGGCTGTGAAATCGACAACTCCCCTCTCGCGCACGATGACTGAGCAGGTTGCTGCTCTGCGTGACTGGGCAAGGATGCGGGCTAGACCCGCCGCAACTTCTGTCGCTGAGTATCAGCGTATGGAGTTTTAA
- a CDS encoding ABC transporter substrate-binding protein, whose protein sequence is MRYLLRRFWAWLAIALLIAIAMFGCTNGKNINNGNKLGISDRTEERIVLGTTSKIRTLDPADANEFFISNVFYNTLERLYTYKEGSNEIVPQLATDMPKVSDDGLTYTVPVRTGIKFHDRTNFNAYTMKFALERFINSKGTPAYILGDVIESISAPNDTELIFKLKQPLQFFPKFLAFTGAAAISPQVYKHIKDEKTGALLFLPDKLVGTGPYQVTQFVEGSYLRLDAFPDYWGKKPINKGIDIQFFSSNANLLNAFKTGAVDVAFQTLTPTQVKNVEANAKQNGWTIASGQGATILYMVLNTQQSPLNDVRVRQALAAAIDRPLLESRIFFNQRAPLYSLIPSAFAESKPVFEQKYSGEGNGKLARQLLQDAGYSDDKPAQVTIWYSPKYGGNGDLVASTLRASIQKTVGKILQVKTERVENTVGYAFLDKGVYPSYLLDWTPDILDPDNYIKPFLDCEEAEGDRCKKGGSQFQGSFYNSPKMNELIANQRKERDLAKRSQILQQIQDLLAQDVPFIPLWQNKEYAFAQKGVNGVKIEPNQQLPYWNIFKS, encoded by the coding sequence ATGAGATATTTGCTGCGGCGCTTTTGGGCTTGGTTGGCGATCGCCTTACTAATAGCAATTGCCATGTTTGGTTGTACCAATGGCAAAAATATCAATAACGGGAATAAATTGGGGATAAGCGATCGCACAGAGGAGCGCATCGTTTTAGGTACGACCAGCAAAATCCGTACCCTTGATCCTGCCGATGCTAATGAATTTTTTATAAGTAATGTTTTTTACAATACTCTCGAACGCCTTTACACTTACAAAGAAGGCTCCAATGAGATAGTGCCGCAACTTGCGACAGATATGCCCAAAGTTAGCGATGATGGCTTAACTTACACCGTACCCGTGCGGACAGGCATCAAATTTCACGATCGCACCAACTTTAACGCCTATACGATGAAATTTGCCTTGGAACGCTTCATCAACTCCAAGGGGACACCAGCCTATATTTTGGGCGATGTGATCGAATCAATTTCTGCTCCTAATGACACCGAGCTAATTTTCAAACTCAAACAACCTTTACAATTTTTTCCGAAGTTTTTAGCCTTTACAGGTGCAGCCGCAATTTCGCCTCAGGTCTACAAACATATTAAGGATGAAAAGACAGGTGCACTGTTATTCCTGCCCGACAAATTAGTAGGTACAGGCCCCTATCAAGTCACCCAGTTTGTAGAAGGTAGTTATTTACGCCTTGATGCTTTCCCTGACTATTGGGGCAAAAAGCCAATTAACAAGGGTATTGATATCCAGTTTTTCTCATCTAATGCCAACTTGCTCAATGCCTTTAAAACGGGAGCCGTGGATGTTGCTTTTCAGACACTCACGCCTACTCAAGTCAAGAATGTTGAAGCCAATGCCAAGCAGAATGGCTGGACGATCGCTTCAGGACAGGGGGCAACGATTCTCTATATGGTTTTGAATACGCAGCAATCACCTCTCAATGATGTGCGCGTGCGTCAAGCTCTTGCTGCGGCGATTGATCGCCCACTACTCGAATCACGCATATTTTTTAATCAACGCGCCCCACTCTATAGTTTAATTCCTAGTGCTTTTGCGGAATCTAAGCCTGTATTTGAGCAAAAATATAGCGGCGAAGGCAACGGTAAGCTCGCAAGGCAACTCCTCCAAGATGCAGGATATTCCGACGATAAACCTGCTCAAGTAACGATCTGGTATTCGCCAAAATATGGTGGCAATGGCGACCTTGTGGCAAGTACCCTCCGTGCCTCCATTCAGAAAACCGTAGGTAAAATTCTCCAAGTTAAGACTGAACGGGTGGAAAATACAGTTGGATATGCTTTCCTTGACAAGGGTGTATATCCTAGCTACTTGCTAGATTGGACTCCTGATATTCTCGATCCTGATAACTACATCAAGCCTTTCCTAGACTGTGAAGAGGCGGAAGGTGATCGCTGCAAAAAAGGTGGTAGCCAGTTCCAAGGCTCGTTTTATAACAGTCCGAAAATGAATGAATTGATTGCTAATCAGCGTAAAGAGCGTGATTTAGCAAAGCGATCGCAAATATTGCAACAAATTCAAGACCTGTTAGCGCAAGATGTGCCATTCATTCCTCTCTGGCAAAACAAAGAATATGCCTTTGCTCAAAAAGGAGTTAATGGAGTCAAAATCGAACCTAACCAACAGCTTCCCTATTGGAATATTTTCAAGTCATGA
- a CDS encoding GFA family protein — protein sequence MSLFNSLASKVKILGGCHCGAIRFQVSVSKYEALDCNCSICQKKGILHLIASPEDFELLQGEENLSTYTFNTGIAKHHFCKTCGIHPFYRPRSHPNDYDVNVRCLDGDAMSLFEIVPFNGRHWEENIQQIT from the coding sequence ATGTCTTTATTCAATTCTCTAGCATCAAAAGTCAAAATACTAGGTGGCTGTCACTGTGGAGCCATTCGCTTTCAGGTGAGCGTGAGTAAATATGAAGCTCTCGATTGCAATTGTTCAATTTGTCAGAAAAAGGGAATCTTACATTTAATTGCTTCCCCAGAAGACTTTGAGCTATTGCAAGGAGAGGAGAACCTATCTACTTACACCTTTAATACAGGAATTGCGAAGCATCATTTCTGCAAAACCTGTGGTATTCATCCCTTTTATCGTCCGCGATCGCATCCTAATGATTATGATGTCAATGTGCGCTGTCTAGATGGTGACGCTATGTCTCTCTTTGAAATCGTGCCTTTTAATGGCAGGCATTGGGAAGAAAATATTCAACAAATTACTTAG
- a CDS encoding HesB/IscA family protein: MITLTDAAIARVKNLQSQRATTAPLRLGIKQGGCSGLSYLMDFVDQLEVDDNQYEYNGVKIVINNSNLPQLQGLELDYTEDLLGGGFRFRNPNASKSCSCGTSFATPKEIGAPVACS; the protein is encoded by the coding sequence ATGATTACATTGACTGATGCCGCGATCGCGCGCGTAAAAAATCTTCAGAGCCAGCGGGCTACCACTGCCCCACTACGTTTAGGAATTAAACAGGGCGGTTGTTCGGGTTTGTCTTATCTAATGGACTTTGTCGATCAACTCGAAGTCGATGACAATCAATACGAATACAATGGCGTAAAAATTGTGATCAATAACAGCAATTTACCCCAGTTGCAAGGTTTAGAACTCGACTATACCGAAGACCTCTTAGGCGGTGGTTTCCGTTTTCGTAATCCTAATGCTAGCAAGTCTTGCAGTTGTGGCACTTCTTTCGCCACTCCCAAAGAAATTGGCGCACCTGTAGCTTGTAGCTAA
- a CDS encoding LL-diaminopimelate aminotransferase, producing the protein MQFADRLQPLQSNVFADMDNAKSRVKALGKQVIDLSLGSSDLPADKFILEAIAEALNDTSTHGYSLFGSTLDFREAAAGWIKQRFGVTVDPETEVLPLIGSQEGTAHLPLALLNPNDFALLQDPGYPSHYGGIHMASGQVYGMPLLAENNFLPIFADIPAAVLAQSKMMVLSYPHNPTTAIASLEFFQSAVNFCQQHNLALVHDFPYVDLVFDRSAQPSILQADLDRQVSIEFFTMSKSYNMGGFRVGFAVGNRELIKALRQIKAVVDFNQYQGIMRGAIKALAGDLAPIDRVVTTFQERRDVMIDALKAIGWQVPIPTATMYLWAKLPERYAHDSVNFCLDLIAKTGVALSPGAGFGKHGEGYVRFALVHSPEVLREAATKIGQFIR; encoded by the coding sequence ATGCAATTTGCCGATCGCCTTCAGCCTCTCCAGTCCAATGTGTTTGCCGATATGGACAATGCCAAAAGTCGCGTCAAAGCATTAGGCAAACAAGTAATTGATCTATCCTTGGGGTCATCGGACTTGCCCGCGGATAAATTTATTTTAGAGGCGATCGCTGAAGCATTAAACGATACCAGTACTCACGGCTATTCTCTGTTTGGGAGTACATTAGACTTTCGGGAAGCCGCAGCAGGATGGATCAAACAACGATTTGGAGTAACTGTCGATCCTGAGACAGAAGTATTGCCCCTGATTGGCTCACAGGAAGGGACAGCACATTTACCACTAGCCCTACTAAACCCCAATGATTTTGCCCTTTTGCAAGACCCCGGTTATCCCTCCCACTATGGCGGGATTCATATGGCAAGCGGTCAAGTTTATGGAATGCCCTTACTTGCCGAAAACAACTTTTTGCCAATATTTGCTGATATTCCAGCGGCAGTATTAGCCCAGTCGAAAATGATGGTATTGAGCTATCCCCACAATCCCACAACGGCAATCGCTTCTTTAGAGTTTTTCCAGTCGGCGGTTAACTTTTGCCAACAGCATAATCTGGCACTAGTTCATGATTTCCCCTATGTCGATCTCGTATTTGATCGCTCAGCCCAGCCTTCAATCTTGCAAGCCGATCTCGATCGCCAAGTCTCTATCGAATTTTTCACAATGTCCAAGTCCTACAATATGGGTGGTTTCCGTGTTGGTTTTGCTGTGGGCAATCGCGAACTGATCAAGGCACTACGCCAAATCAAAGCTGTGGTCGATTTCAATCAATACCAAGGAATCATGCGGGGAGCCATCAAAGCCCTAGCAGGCGATCTCGCACCAATTGATCGCGTAGTCACAACATTTCAAGAGCGCCGTGATGTCATGATCGATGCCCTCAAAGCGATCGGCTGGCAAGTCCCCATACCCACTGCCACCATGTACCTCTGGGCAAAATTACCAGAGCGCTATGCCCATGATTCCGTCAACTTCTGTCTTGATTTAATTGCTAAAACTGGAGTTGCTCTCTCCCCTGGCGCAGGTTTTGGCAAACATGGTGAAGGCTATGTGCGATTTGCTTTAGTCCATTCCCCTGAAGTTTTACGAGAAGCTGCTACTAAAATTGGTCAGTTTATTCGCTAA
- a CDS encoding pentapeptide repeat-containing protein, protein MASNRNIPKKGQGANEPEHNRQSVDADAASVDWMIMSDLSTRIGGSSQSKQQPQQDVKNPPSPPTPQAFNNQLGDDDLEDVEWLRSLGLDEPIERSTNQKNTGSGSLDSNTQNSNPVGDIDWLIVSDLKTRMDSPEVDRVNSGYQNISSSNVTTQPIDLGGLDSLLDDDLGLDGLEFTGDSDFSELDSLDDLGFETSENLTSNELQDELDITEGKILGLSEFLDDSLEADNSVNDNWDEILEVAENNDRQFSPPANLGMIEESFEIPTQITGFVSHDEDLDLNYDENVNISAEQLSELISENIQEESLGNDLEISDELLVEDFLSENVEEVAMQSFAEDQFQDILEEPQDISIHEEVKVTNNLVEDLAASLEDGFGEELGASLEDGFGDFQPITASEMNAAEDEGFWGESNVTNLDAGSVNDNHDDVFASDWQPLTTDTENHIDDAIWDSAASIVAEELSSTSIDNAFGTFDDVAIAPPIEQSGLDIGLEENVGFDVPSDNDADWSVELEAVIDAETENNSNWDLASAVEVGNPDAERDSEVANDLQWNVDLDTPTISHDIADIDINQDADWNSGLEVESTNSHEEWNEELLTELRTENEVYVEEPLTELRTEDEVYNDLGWNAELELAETDHAIDHNVDLLDSYESDLAEGLIAESTDEDFNFSDNLGDDDFAIANDSYNSIPNKLIDDIDDADLGNPDSYQPQNLSATNFQPPENLMDQASEWESFSESFSGQITDSDFESDFANYVVKPVEPIPVENKIDPPQNLSNSEDAAYFADLDSMIDDDFDLASFDESGFSENPPNPNDYVSTTLTPSRGAVPPPVDSSNLGVTPPPSITPVNFIPPNNLASNPLPDSLTDGLLNDDYDLEVDLREEALANDLLNGYTDSDAVDHPVPQGESFANIPLQSSSPTSFDMATIDHDFLDDFDLDSMDTQLTGSDFDSVSPAAISTGLTPPAPPIAPALPTDPPINQDITFPSVGNPPTSPPPPPPFLPPLPPKRSHTQPKASSSSSSSSSLGHQLPSRNRPNNQMRDDDFDSFHSQPDLNKSRKPINPIDEGWSELLDADTVLSGVLRSPTGSPYSDPSGGLPPKVGGNVGASAGRASQGRDRNASSIPKRRDTGLPDFNDLGLEIHDDNTDWSGLLDSADLSDSITSISSTELPSRIRTAPLAASPRSETSGISETREIPRDRRKTIAGFDSTQARMAATPDQIDFNRFTDDSYDAYGYESQAQPEPAAPKKQTKMTMPSVSLESLWQDYLKIPVIGLGAIGGVFLLYVFLNRPIFDIGLRWGIFKDASGKDFTNADFRGAKLDNVDFSKAILTGAKMQDASLVGANFQEANLDGVNFTKANLNRARLIKASVIWAEFNNAQMNLVDLAGADLTLSNFASAKMEGTNLKDAKIGAQGTDKATKFNSKTLLSWQIVNQPLEGRNLADQDLSGLNLSFTSLKRANLSNTKLNYTDLTSTDLRGANLTGSQVNGANWSGAKLAGINLTNVVFDKTKLPKTDEETICPNGKKGPCQF, encoded by the coding sequence ATGGCTTCTAATAGAAATATCCCCAAAAAAGGTCAAGGCGCTAATGAGCCAGAACATAATCGGCAATCAGTAGATGCTGATGCGGCAAGTGTTGATTGGATGATTATGTCCGATCTTAGTACGCGAATTGGCGGATCTTCTCAGTCAAAGCAGCAACCTCAGCAAGATGTCAAAAATCCACCATCACCCCCCACTCCTCAAGCATTTAATAATCAGTTAGGTGATGATGATTTAGAAGATGTAGAATGGCTGCGATCGCTAGGTTTAGATGAGCCAATTGAACGCTCTACTAACCAAAAAAATACTGGATCAGGCAGTCTGGATAGTAATACCCAAAATAGTAATCCTGTTGGTGATATCGATTGGCTAATTGTTAGCGATCTGAAGACAAGAATGGATAGTCCAGAGGTAGATAGAGTTAACTCTGGATATCAGAATATATCCTCCTCTAATGTAACGACTCAACCCATAGATCTAGGTGGTTTAGATAGTCTCCTTGATGATGATCTAGGGCTAGATGGTTTGGAATTTACAGGGGATTCTGATTTCTCAGAGCTAGATTCTTTAGATGATTTAGGATTTGAAACTTCAGAAAACCTAACTAGTAATGAGCTACAGGATGAACTAGATATTACGGAGGGTAAGATCCTTGGTCTGTCTGAATTTCTTGATGATAGTCTTGAGGCAGATAACTCAGTAAATGATAACTGGGATGAGATTTTAGAGGTAGCAGAAAATAACGATAGGCAATTTAGTCCCCCTGCTAACTTAGGGATGATTGAAGAATCCTTTGAAATACCAACTCAAATCACAGGATTTGTCAGCCATGATGAAGATCTCGATTTAAATTATGACGAGAATGTAAATATAAGTGCTGAGCAACTATCTGAACTGATATCTGAAAATATCCAAGAAGAATCATTGGGTAATGATTTAGAAATTTCTGACGAGCTATTAGTTGAAGACTTCCTTTCAGAAAATGTCGAAGAAGTTGCGATGCAATCTTTTGCTGAAGATCAATTTCAAGATATTCTTGAGGAGCCTCAAGATATATCTATACATGAAGAAGTCAAGGTAACTAATAACCTAGTAGAAGATTTAGCAGCTTCTCTAGAAGATGGATTTGGCGAGGAGTTAGGAGCTTCTCTAGAGGATGGATTTGGCGATTTTCAGCCCATCACTGCCTCAGAGATGAATGCGGCAGAAGATGAAGGCTTTTGGGGAGAGTCAAATGTCACAAACCTTGATGCTGGATCGGTTAATGATAATCATGATGACGTTTTTGCTAGCGATTGGCAACCTCTCACTACAGATACTGAGAATCATATAGATGATGCTATTTGGGATAGTGCCGCTAGTATTGTTGCAGAGGAACTCTCGTCTACCTCTATCGATAACGCCTTTGGTACATTCGATGATGTTGCGATCGCTCCACCAATAGAGCAGTCTGGATTAGATATTGGTTTAGAGGAAAATGTAGGTTTTGATGTACCTAGCGATAATGATGCAGATTGGAGTGTAGAGCTAGAAGCCGTAATTGATGCAGAAACTGAAAACAACTCAAATTGGGACTTAGCGTCAGCAGTAGAGGTTGGTAATCCTGATGCAGAACGAGATTCGGAGGTTGCTAATGATTTGCAATGGAATGTAGATTTAGACACACCAACTATTAGCCATGATATTGCTGATATTGATATCAATCAAGATGCGGATTGGAACTCTGGGCTAGAAGTTGAAAGCACTAATTCTCATGAAGAGTGGAATGAAGAACTATTAACTGAGCTGCGTACCGAGAACGAAGTCTATGTTGAAGAACCATTAACCGAGCTGCGTACCGAGGACGAAGTCTATAACGATCTGGGCTGGAATGCTGAACTAGAATTAGCAGAAACTGACCATGCTATTGACCACAACGTTGATTTATTAGATTCCTATGAAAGTGATCTGGCTGAAGGTCTGATCGCAGAATCAACCGATGAAGACTTTAACTTTAGCGACAATCTTGGTGATGACGATTTTGCGATCGCTAACGATTCATATAACTCAATCCCAAATAAATTGATTGACGATATCGATGATGCTGACTTGGGTAATCCTGATAGTTATCAACCGCAAAACCTAAGTGCTACAAATTTTCAACCTCCTGAAAATCTAATGGATCAAGCATCAGAATGGGAAAGTTTTAGTGAATCTTTTAGTGGACAAATTACTGATTCAGATTTTGAGAGTGACTTTGCTAACTATGTGGTGAAGCCAGTAGAACCTATTCCTGTAGAAAATAAAATTGATCCTCCACAGAACTTGAGCAACTCTGAAGATGCGGCATATTTTGCAGACCTAGATAGTATGATCGATGATGATTTCGATCTCGCATCTTTTGATGAAAGTGGATTTTCAGAAAACCCACCTAATCCGAATGATTATGTTTCTACGACTTTGACTCCAAGTCGAGGAGCAGTTCCACCCCCTGTAGATTCGTCTAATTTAGGAGTAACGCCGCCGCCTTCCATTACTCCTGTCAACTTCATTCCGCCTAACAATCTAGCAAGTAATCCCTTGCCAGATTCATTAACAGATGGCTTGCTCAATGATGACTATGACTTGGAAGTAGATTTACGTGAAGAAGCCTTAGCTAATGACTTACTGAATGGTTATACGGACTCAGATGCTGTTGATCATCCTGTTCCTCAAGGAGAAAGTTTCGCAAATATACCCTTACAATCGTCATCACCTACTTCTTTTGACATGGCCACTATCGATCACGATTTTCTAGATGATTTTGATCTAGACAGTATGGATACACAACTTACTGGTAGTGATTTTGATTCTGTTTCACCTGCTGCTATCTCTACAGGGCTAACTCCCCCAGCACCTCCTATCGCTCCAGCCCTCCCCACAGATCCACCTATTAACCAAGATATTACTTTCCCATCTGTCGGTAATCCTCCCACTTCTCCACCCCCACCCCCACCTTTTTTACCACCGCTACCACCAAAACGTAGTCATACTCAACCCAAGGCTTCATCTTCATCATCTTCTAGCTCAAGTCTTGGTCATCAGCTACCGTCTCGCAACAGACCTAATAACCAAATGAGAGATGATGATTTTGATAGCTTTCATAGCCAGCCAGACCTCAATAAAAGTCGGAAGCCCATTAATCCGATTGATGAAGGTTGGTCAGAGTTATTAGACGCTGATACAGTTCTATCTGGGGTATTGAGATCACCAACAGGATCTCCTTACTCAGATCCCAGTGGTGGTCTGCCTCCCAAAGTTGGAGGAAATGTTGGAGCTAGTGCAGGACGAGCATCACAAGGTCGAGATAGAAATGCTTCTAGCATTCCTAAGCGGAGAGATACTGGGTTGCCTGATTTTAATGATTTAGGTTTAGAAATTCATGACGATAATACTGATTGGTCAGGTTTACTAGATAGTGCCGATCTCTCGGATAGTATTACCTCTATCAGTAGTACTGAGCTGCCCTCTAGAATTAGAACTGCACCACTTGCTGCATCCCCTCGTTCCGAAACAAGTGGTATCAGTGAGACTAGAGAAATACCACGCGATCGCCGTAAGACAATAGCAGGATTTGATTCGACCCAAGCGCGGATGGCGGCTACGCCCGATCAGATTGATTTCAATCGATTTACTGATGATAGCTATGATGCCTATGGCTATGAGTCACAAGCACAACCAGAGCCTGCGGCACCTAAGAAACAGACCAAAATGACCATGCCTAGTGTCAGTTTGGAATCACTATGGCAAGATTATCTCAAAATTCCTGTGATTGGATTAGGTGCGATCGGTGGTGTGTTCCTGTTGTATGTTTTTCTCAATCGACCAATTTTCGATATTGGCTTACGCTGGGGAATCTTCAAGGATGCAAGTGGTAAGGACTTTACCAATGCCGACTTTAGAGGAGCCAAACTAGACAATGTGGATTTTAGTAAGGCGATTCTCACAGGTGCAAAGATGCAGGATGCAAGTCTTGTTGGGGCTAATTTTCAGGAGGCAAATCTTGATGGCGTGAACTTTACTAAGGCGAACTTGAATAGGGCAAGATTAATTAAAGCGAGCGTTATTTGGGCAGAGTTCAACAATGCTCAAATGAATCTTGTTGATCTTGCAGGTGCAGATTTAACCCTATCTAATTTTGCTAGTGCCAAAATGGAAGGTACAAACTTAAAGGATGCGAAAATCGGCGCTCAAGGTACTGACAAAGCGACTAAGTTTAATTCCAAAACTCTACTATCTTGGCAGATCGTCAACCAACCTCTTGAAGGTCGTAATTTAGCTGACCAAGACCTATCAGGTTTAAATCTTAGCTTCACTAGTCTCAAGCGAGCTAATCTCTCCAATACAAAGCTCAACTATACAGATCTAACTAGCACAGATTTGAGAGGTGCTAATTTGACTGGTAGTCAAGTTAATGGGGCTAATTGGAGTGGTGCAAAGTTGGCAGGTATCAATCTCACTAATGTTGTGTTTGATAAAACTAAGCTACCTAAAACCGATGAAGAAACTATTTGTCCTAATGGTAAAAAAGGTCCTTGCCAATTCTAA
- a CDS encoding thiol-disulfide oxidoreductase DCC family protein gives MSYAVIYDGNCNLCANFVSILEKCDRGRLFGYIPMQDVQTLQQFKVTPDDCEMGMILINREDPTQRWQGSDAAEEIVRLLPMGLPLISAYRALSPLKSVGDSAYVQVRDHRYQLFGKRDRTYHTAYPIGCAVKAEE, from the coding sequence ATGTCCTACGCAGTCATTTATGATGGGAATTGTAATCTCTGTGCTAACTTTGTCAGCATTTTAGAGAAGTGCGATCGCGGTCGTCTGTTTGGCTATATCCCGATGCAGGATGTTCAGACCTTGCAGCAGTTTAAGGTCACACCTGATGATTGTGAAATGGGGATGATTTTAATTAATCGGGAAGATCCTACCCAGAGGTGGCAGGGTAGTGATGCTGCTGAAGAAATTGTACGGCTATTACCTATGGGATTACCTTTGATATCTGCCTATCGGGCGCTGTCTCCTCTCAAAAGTGTGGGAGATTCCGCCTATGTACAAGTTCGTGATCATCGTTATCAATTATTTGGAAAACGCGATCGCACTTACCATACTGCTTATCCGATCGGTTGTGCAGTAAAGGCTGAAGAATAA